Proteins encoded within one genomic window of Chitinivibrionia bacterium:
- a CDS encoding SDR family oxidoreductase, translated as MSSQTRNIEKNKTVLITGASGKIGLKLVKIFSDLGFDVIAHYNTNEDISVRAGLKPVPTFTNRITAIKANFPAQLPEIYEIIDKHKENLCCLVNCAAIFEKGNLKDTDNLQKTMQINGFTPLILSQKYAEIVKKGNIINILDGNIYRFNENYQNYRVSKRFLEETTKESALIFAPQIRVNAVAFGMLEEKANPSNTVAKNKEVLKNEISDKNISRSIEFLLFCENLTGQIIYLDNGVHLV; from the coding sequence TTGAGTTCGCAGACGAGAAATATTGAGAAAAACAAAACCGTCCTCATCACAGGAGCAAGCGGAAAAATCGGTCTGAAATTAGTAAAAATCTTTTCGGATTTGGGCTTTGATGTTATTGCGCATTATAATACGAACGAGGACATTTCTGTAAGGGCAGGTTTAAAACCTGTCCCTACGTTTACAAACCGCATTACCGCAATCAAAGCAAACTTCCCTGCACAACTGCCTGAAATATACGAAATTATAGACAAACACAAAGAAAATCTTTGCTGTTTGGTTAATTGCGCGGCGATTTTTGAAAAAGGAAATCTTAAAGATACCGACAACTTACAAAAAACAATGCAAATAAATGGTTTTACCCCGTTAATTTTAAGTCAAAAATATGCTGAAATTGTAAAAAAGGGAAATATAATAAACATTCTCGACGGCAATATTTACAGGTTTAATGAAAACTATCAAAATTATCGCGTTTCAAAGCGTTTTTTAGAAGAAACGACCAAAGAGTCGGCTTTGATTTTTGCGCCCCAAATTCGCGTAAATGCGGTCGCTTTCGGAATGCTTGAAGAAAAAGCAAATCCGTCTAACACGGTTGCAAAAAACAAAGAAGTACTGAAAAACGAAATTTCGGATAAAAATATTTCGCGGTCAATAGAATTTTTACTCTTCTGCGAAAACCTAACGGGGCAAATAATTTATCTCGACAACGGAGTGCATTTGGTATGA
- a CDS encoding RNA methyltransferase, translating to MKDELPIKYYQDLLTSKGRKEHSVFIVEGVRQVEQFVNSNKMKILEILTVGADPCVCPLNAADFGQTQGSAPTRTTKIPVRYINSNTLGKITDSKTPNGVIAVVEIPKAQKIDLTTIFGKVLMLENIQDPGNVGTLIRSAAAFGFSTVILSQGCADVYSPKVVRSTGGALCNLDIISSADIFDSINVLKKQKYRLVVADLDGTNENLPEREDEKIIFALGNEGNGVSDKLKSLADFVFTVPFDNSAIESLNVSTAAAVGMYLLRKKDLN from the coding sequence ATGAAAGATGAACTTCCGATAAAATACTATCAAGACCTTTTAACAAGCAAAGGACGAAAAGAACATTCGGTGTTTATTGTTGAGGGCGTTCGACAAGTTGAACAATTTGTAAATTCAAACAAAATGAAAATTCTGGAAATTTTAACCGTAGGGGCAGACCCCTGTGTCTGCCCATTGAATGCCGCCGATTTTGGGCAGACACAGGGGTCTGCCCCTACGAGAACAACGAAAATTCCTGTAAGATATATAAATTCCAATACCTTAGGCAAAATCACCGATAGTAAAACTCCAAATGGGGTTATTGCAGTTGTCGAAATTCCGAAAGCACAAAAAATCGACCTAACTACCATTTTCGGCAAGGTCTTAATGCTGGAAAACATTCAAGATCCGGGGAATGTCGGCACGCTTATTCGAAGTGCGGCGGCTTTCGGGTTTTCAACAGTAATATTAAGTCAAGGTTGCGCAGATGTTTATTCGCCGAAAGTTGTTCGTTCCACGGGCGGCGCGCTTTGCAATTTGGATATAATTTCTTCGGCGGATATTTTTGACAGCATAAATGTCCTCAAAAAGCAAAAATATCGGTTGGTAGTTGCGGATTTGGACGGAACAAACGAAAATTTGCCCGAAAGGGAAGATGAAAAAATCATCTTCGCGCTCGGAAATGAAGGAAACGGTGTTTCCGATAAATTAAAATCACTGGCTGACTTTGTTTTTACAGTTCCGTTTGACAACTCGGCAATAGAATCGCTTAACGTTTCTACTGCCGCGGCTGTCGGAATGTATCTCTTGCGAAAAAAAGATTTGAACTAA
- a CDS encoding polymer-forming cytoskeletal protein, producing MGMEKGSGSITLLGAGASFEGKIKTPHTVQIYGKFNGEIQTNDSITIGRDGVVVADIIAKSAQVGGKVHGNITCKDQIELEEHSEVRGNITAKELVIKKGAVFHGQSSMVQGQQGTQGQQAGANQLPPPGENSDKK from the coding sequence ATGGGTATGGAAAAGGGTAGCGGAAGCATCACTCTGCTTGGGGCGGGAGCGTCTTTCGAGGGAAAAATCAAAACGCCGCATACAGTCCAAATTTACGGAAAGTTTAACGGCGAAATTCAAACGAACGATTCAATTACAATTGGTCGTGATGGGGTTGTGGTTGCGGATATTATTGCAAAATCCGCACAGGTTGGCGGCAAAGTTCACGGGAATATCACTTGCAAAGACCAGATAGAATTGGAAGAACACTCGGAAGTTCGCGGAAACATTACTGCAAAAGAATTGGTTATTAAAAAAGGCGCTGTATTCCACGGGCAATCGTCTATGGTGCAGGGACAACAGGGTACACAAGGGCAACAGGCAGGTGCAAATCAATTGCCGCCGCCCGGCGAAAATTCGGACAAAAAATAA
- a CDS encoding M23 family metallopeptidase, translating to MGIENKNRVKGIIIVRERTTDAPKMIKINGFLVFLIKTAVIFILISAAILAASWSFVFQRLTDYHDMRVKTDSLILHSQQIDSLKLNIVRINRYLEYFRMVSNIEGRNGTPPTIDDFLRDTALVVSQEFIDAQQQFRSIPKIRPVTGIISRGFDPTIPHKAIDFAAPRGTPVRATADGVVSQVFFDLDMGHVVMITHSYGYETLYAHCEKILVSVGQTVVQGQTIALVGNTGRATRGYHLHYEVLRNGQQIDPKTLFL from the coding sequence ATGGGTATAGAAAATAAAAACAGAGTTAAGGGAATAATTATAGTTCGAGAAAGAACGACAGATGCTCCTAAAATGATTAAAATAAACGGCTTTTTGGTTTTTCTTATTAAGACGGCTGTTATTTTTATACTTATTTCGGCGGCAATATTGGCGGCTAGCTGGTCGTTTGTTTTTCAACGTTTAACAGATTATCACGATATGCGAGTTAAAACCGATTCGCTTATTTTGCATTCGCAACAAATAGATTCGCTTAAACTCAATATTGTGCGGATAAATCGCTATTTGGAATACTTCAGAATGGTTTCGAATATTGAAGGCAGAAACGGAACGCCTCCTACAATAGACGACTTTTTGAGAGATACGGCGCTTGTTGTGTCGCAAGAATTTATCGATGCACAACAGCAATTCAGAAGCATTCCGAAAATCCGCCCTGTTACGGGGATAATAAGCAGAGGGTTTGACCCCACCATTCCGCACAAGGCTATTGACTTTGCCGCGCCGCGCGGAACACCTGTTCGAGCAACTGCGGACGGTGTGGTAAGTCAGGTGTTTTTTGACCTTGATATGGGGCACGTCGTTATGATAACGCATAGTTATGGCTATGAAACGCTCTATGCTCACTGCGAAAAAATATTGGTTTCGGTAGGGCAAACAGTTGTTCAAGGGCAAACTATAGCTCTTGTCGGAAACACAGGAAGAGCAACAAGAGGATACCATTTGCATTACGAAGTATTAAGAAATGGGCAACAAATAGACCCGAAAACATTATTTTTATGA
- a CDS encoding ParB/RepB/Spo0J family partition protein, protein MSGRKALGKGLSQLYGEIEGQLADSGSSAQSTVSISAISPNPFQPRIDFNVEQIEELAKSIKEQGLLQPIVVRKISEQKYQIVSGERRFRALKSLGEVDAPVIIRDDIDDKQMLELALVENIQRENLNEIETALSYQKLIDDCNYSHQELSERLGKSRASITNTLRLLKLPEVIQQMLRNQQISTGHAKALITVENPILQLELAQEVIKKTLSVREIEKKVSQMLEKGNSAEKLAENSSQSSAKTENALTNRYSSILSDIKKRGGFDLKVIEKDTEKGKLEIEFKNVEEFEKIIAFLSKENGE, encoded by the coding sequence ATGAGTGGCAGAAAAGCGCTTGGAAAAGGTTTAAGTCAATTATACGGCGAAATAGAAGGACAACTTGCCGACAGTGGCAGTAGTGCGCAAAGCACGGTTTCTATTTCGGCAATTTCGCCAAACCCGTTTCAGCCCAGAATAGATTTTAATGTTGAGCAAATAGAAGAACTTGCAAAAAGCATAAAAGAACAGGGACTTTTACAGCCGATAGTTGTGCGAAAAATTTCGGAACAAAAATACCAGATTGTTTCGGGGGAGAGGCGCTTCAGAGCATTAAAATCGCTTGGAGAAGTTGATGCGCCCGTAATAATCAGAGATGATATTGACGACAAACAAATGCTTGAGCTCGCCTTGGTAGAAAATATCCAGCGCGAAAACCTTAACGAAATTGAAACCGCGCTTTCTTACCAAAAATTGATTGATGATTGCAACTATTCTCATCAGGAGTTGTCTGAGCGGCTTGGAAAAAGCAGGGCGTCGATAACAAACACCTTGCGTCTTCTTAAGCTTCCGGAAGTAATTCAGCAAATGCTTCGCAATCAGCAAATTTCAACAGGACACGCGAAGGCGCTTATAACAGTTGAAAACCCGATTTTACAGCTTGAACTTGCGCAAGAAGTCATAAAAAAGACGCTTTCGGTCAGAGAAATAGAAAAAAAAGTGTCGCAAATGCTTGAAAAAGGAAATTCCGCCGAAAAACTTGCTGAAAATTCATCACAAAGCTCAGCAAAAACAGAAAACGCTTTGACTAATCGATACTCGTCAATTTTGTCGGATATTAAAAAGCGTGGCGGATTTGACTTAAAAGTTATAGAAAAAGATACCGAAAAAGGAAAACTTGAGATAGAATTTAAAAATGTTGAAGAGTTTGAAAAAATAATTGCTTTTTTGAGCAAAGAGAACGGAGAATAG
- a CDS encoding AAA family ATPase, translating to MKVICVLNQKGGVGKTTTAVNLAACLAGAEKRTLLLDMDAQRNATSGIGIDKDGVEVSIYDVLSASENDDLKITDAIISSEHFEYLDVLPASIDLAGIDLEWASKIARERILSTHLDELRKLPPTEQYDYVIIDSPPALSTIVVNILTASDSILIPIQCEYYALEGLTELLNTIRKVQKNLNKNLEVEGVLLTMYDNRLNLSKQVADEVKTFFGDKVYECVVPRNVKLSEAPSHGKPIIKYDIMSTGSTAYMELAKEIIKNNGGKGGKK from the coding sequence GTGAAAGTTATTTGCGTACTTAATCAAAAAGGTGGTGTCGGAAAAACAACAACAGCGGTCAATTTGGCGGCTTGTCTTGCGGGCGCCGAAAAAAGAACGCTTCTTTTGGATATGGACGCTCAAAGAAACGCAACCAGTGGAATTGGCATTGACAAAGACGGCGTGGAAGTTTCGATTTATGATGTGCTTTCAGCAAGCGAAAATGATGACCTGAAAATCACAGATGCAATAATTTCATCGGAACACTTTGAGTATCTTGACGTTCTTCCAGCGAGTATCGACTTGGCGGGAATAGATTTGGAGTGGGCTTCAAAAATAGCTCGTGAAAGAATTTTGAGTACACATTTGGACGAGTTGAGAAAACTTCCGCCAACGGAACAATACGACTACGTTATTATAGACTCTCCTCCTGCGCTCAGTACAATCGTGGTGAATATTTTGACGGCTTCCGATTCGATTTTAATTCCCATTCAATGCGAATATTATGCTTTGGAAGGGCTTACGGAATTGCTTAATACTATAAGAAAAGTGCAGAAAAATCTTAACAAAAATCTTGAAGTAGAAGGCGTTTTGCTCACAATGTACGACAATCGTCTTAATTTGTCAAAGCAAGTTGCCGACGAAGTAAAGACCTTTTTCGGCGACAAGGTTTACGAGTGCGTTGTGCCGAGAAACGTAAAGCTTTCGGAAGCGCCGTCGCACGGAAAACCTATTATAAAATACGATATTATGTCCACTGGTTCTACTGCATATATGGAATTGGCAAAAGAAATCATTAAAAATAATGGTGGAAAAGGCGGTAAAAAATGA
- the mnmG gene encoding tRNA uridine-5-carboxymethylaminomethyl(34) synthesis enzyme MnmG, with protein sequence MEFDIIVIGAGHAGAEAASAAARLNSRVLLITGNIEFIGEMSCNPAIGGVAKGNIVREIDALGGVMARAADHAGIQFRMLNKSKGAAVWGPRCQTDRFLYRQFIREHLEHTSNITILQDMVGEILTNENGACGVITECGIKIKSKAVIITAGTFLNGVAHIAENKISCGRLGELASTKLSASIKKLGVKSARLKTGTSARIDKDTIDFSQLEIQKGDENPKPFSFSTDFPLNNSAVCYTIKTNHETHKIILDNIDQSPIYGTTKAITGAGPRYCPSIDDKIMRFGERDGHLLFVEPEGLNRREIYINGFSTSLPVDVQIKMLQSLQGFSAAKIIKPAYEIEYDYFDPTQLTLSLESKIIPNLYFAGQINGTSGYEEAAGQGIIAGINAALKTSEKSPFVLRRDEAYIGVLIDDLVSKGTHEPYRMFTARAEYRLILRQDNCDERIMPIAFELGLVSRETFEGRQKSWEKKEELKEKIRNTLVSADKWNAAGASAPLSHRSETETRSLSEAETTNKFLPIKENTRADKLLKRPNIELSDIVSNSNLDVSDYDEEVCLAAQSDILYEGFVLKQKEAIEKTLRYEDTKIPNTLNFNEIAGLSAESREKLNRHRPQTIGQSLRISGITPADVFVIIVYLSKKNENLEE encoded by the coding sequence ATGGAATTTGACATCATAGTTATCGGCGCGGGACACGCGGGAGCGGAAGCGGCGTCAGCGGCGGCAAGATTAAACAGCCGTGTTTTACTCATCACGGGCAACATCGAATTTATCGGAGAAATGTCTTGCAACCCTGCAATCGGGGGAGTGGCGAAAGGAAACATCGTTCGCGAAATTGACGCGCTCGGCGGAGTTATGGCGCGCGCCGCAGACCACGCAGGAATACAATTCAGAATGCTCAACAAAAGCAAAGGCGCGGCAGTTTGGGGACCGCGTTGTCAAACGGACAGATTTTTATACAGACAATTTATTCGCGAACATTTGGAACACACATCGAACATTACAATTCTGCAAGATATGGTCGGCGAAATTTTAACAAACGAAAACGGCGCTTGCGGGGTCATAACCGAATGCGGAATTAAAATAAAATCCAAGGCGGTAATTATTACGGCGGGAACTTTTTTAAACGGTGTCGCGCACATCGCAGAAAACAAAATTTCTTGCGGACGTCTCGGCGAATTGGCTTCTACAAAATTGAGCGCAAGCATAAAAAAATTAGGCGTAAAATCGGCGCGGCTAAAAACAGGAACGTCCGCAAGAATTGACAAAGATACCATAGATTTTTCACAGCTCGAAATTCAAAAGGGCGACGAAAATCCGAAGCCTTTTTCGTTCAGCACAGATTTTCCGCTCAACAATTCGGCGGTTTGCTACACGATAAAAACCAATCACGAAACGCACAAAATAATTTTGGACAACATAGACCAATCCCCAATTTACGGAACAACGAAAGCGATAACGGGGGCAGGTCCGAGATATTGCCCGTCAATCGACGATAAAATTATGCGCTTCGGAGAGCGGGACGGACATTTGCTTTTTGTGGAGCCCGAAGGATTAAACAGGCGCGAAATTTACATAAACGGATTTTCGACTTCGCTTCCCGTCGATGTTCAAATAAAAATGCTGCAAAGTTTGCAGGGCTTTTCGGCGGCAAAAATAATTAAGCCCGCGTACGAAATAGAGTACGATTATTTCGACCCAACGCAACTGACATTGTCGCTCGAATCAAAAATAATCCCGAATTTATATTTTGCAGGACAGATAAACGGAACGTCGGGATACGAAGAAGCGGCGGGGCAAGGAATTATCGCAGGAATAAACGCCGCCCTAAAAACGTCCGAAAAATCGCCTTTCGTTTTGCGACGAGACGAAGCATATATCGGCGTTTTGATTGACGACTTGGTTTCCAAAGGAACGCACGAGCCATACCGAATGTTTACCGCGCGCGCGGAGTATCGACTGATTTTGCGACAAGACAACTGCGACGAACGCATAATGCCGATAGCATTTGAGCTTGGACTTGTTTCACGCGAAACATTTGAAGGGCGCCAAAAATCGTGGGAGAAAAAAGAAGAGCTAAAAGAAAAAATCCGCAACACACTCGTTTCGGCGGATAAGTGGAATGCGGCGGGGGCTTCGGCTCCGCTCAGCCACCGGAGTGAGACGGAAACTCGGTCGTTGAGCGAAGCCGAAACGACCAACAAATTTCTTCCAATTAAAGAAAATACCCGCGCTGACAAACTGTTAAAACGTCCGAACATCGAGCTCTCGGACATCGTGTCTAACAGCAATCTTGACGTTTCGGATTACGACGAAGAGGTATGCTTAGCGGCGCAATCCGACATTTTATACGAAGGCTTTGTCCTAAAACAAAAAGAAGCAATTGAAAAAACTTTGCGTTATGAAGACACAAAAATCCCTAACACGCTGAATTTTAACGAGATAGCAGGACTTTCCGCTGAGTCGCGTGAAAAGCTGAACAGACACAGACCGCAAACAATCGGACAAAGTTTAAGAATTTCGGGTATAACTCCCGCAGATGTGTTTGTAATAATAGTATATTTATCTAAGAAAAACGAAAATCTTGAAGAATAA
- a CDS encoding SLBB domain-containing protein, whose protein sequence is MRNKIIVALFFVILLTAQQLTAQQLTAQQLDSLRLLATANQATVLDDDTHRFDQMLREQRREERLLDSLTMRHLGFDTDSLETLGLEIISATLDTLLLLYDESEIEFLTRERLDQTTLNNSSLRPFGRDFFRIANERFLTLNMGPVNADYILGVGDEIVIQIWGEVQSTERHTIDRNGTINATGIGQVVLAGRNLREARQMLLQRYSRIYSGVRNGAPNATTFIEITTGTLRQKSVIVVGEVGRPGNHLIPSTAGVIHAIARAGGPTNNASLRNVVIRRRGAAGEDAVDTVDLYNFFLNGIITDTITLADFDVILLNPIEKYVHITGAVRRPGRYELREGETFADLVRFAGGFLPEAHTQNISIERTTVGQQRQNYVLSEEELSRSIPKSNDFLTIDFVDRVNNTVSIEGAVERPGVWGFSEGMRISDLLNLSGGVLEDFFGERIILIRTDENFEKQILAVNMENVLNGRSDIPLQKWDVVRVFSIWDLQFHQYVDIFGMVERPGRYFLRAGMTIQDILLLAGGFTKGAFRENVEISRIISQNQHEGNRTSPTRVNISAGFFTHNTHELQHQDVIFVRQDVRVQDQEIIYLGGEFLFPGHYAKISRDETLVQLIRRAGGFRESAYLEGTTFTRSKNNIGQVAVDFERWFGNNRRVRQDVSIVLEHGDSIIAVTNPKTVVIGGSVNSPTAVRFVEGQSVRHYINRAGGLTLAGQRGSIYAIRANGEVREVRRMRDRNIINSGTHLFAVDGPPPRERQPQLVIAALSTLTTTLLTATTIFIMLDNRD, encoded by the coding sequence TTGAGAAACAAAATTATTGTCGCTTTGTTTTTTGTAATCTTGTTGACTGCGCAGCAGTTGACTGCGCAGCAGTTGACTGCGCAGCAGTTGGACAGTTTAAGATTATTGGCTACTGCCAACCAAGCCACTGTGCTCGACGACGATACCCACAGATTTGACCAAATGCTCAGAGAACAGCGACGAGAAGAAAGATTGCTGGATAGTTTGACGATGAGACATTTAGGTTTTGACACGGACAGTCTTGAGACTTTAGGTCTTGAGATTATTTCTGCTACACTTGATACCTTGTTGCTTCTTTATGACGAATCTGAAATAGAGTTTTTGACAAGAGAAAGATTAGACCAAACAACTTTGAATAATTCTTCGCTCAGACCTTTCGGACGTGATTTTTTCCGTATTGCCAATGAACGTTTTCTTACTCTGAATATGGGACCCGTAAATGCCGATTATATTTTGGGAGTAGGCGATGAAATTGTTATTCAAATTTGGGGCGAAGTTCAATCGACAGAAAGACATACCATCGACAGAAACGGAACAATAAACGCAACAGGTATCGGACAGGTAGTTTTGGCTGGACGAAATCTCAGAGAAGCAAGACAAATGCTTCTGCAAAGATATTCGAGAATTTATTCGGGTGTGCGAAACGGCGCTCCTAACGCAACAACTTTTATTGAAATAACCACGGGAACACTTCGTCAAAAAAGTGTTATTGTTGTGGGTGAAGTAGGAAGACCGGGAAATCATCTTATCCCATCGACCGCAGGAGTAATACACGCCATAGCTCGAGCGGGCGGACCTACCAATAACGCTTCTCTCAGAAACGTTGTTATTCGCAGACGCGGCGCGGCGGGTGAAGATGCCGTCGATACTGTGGATTTGTATAATTTTTTCCTGAACGGAATAATTACCGATACCATAACGCTTGCCGACTTCGACGTAATTTTGCTTAATCCCATCGAAAAATATGTACACATAACAGGCGCAGTTCGTCGTCCCGGTCGCTATGAACTTCGGGAAGGTGAAACTTTTGCAGACCTCGTAAGATTTGCGGGCGGATTTTTGCCTGAAGCACACACGCAAAATATATCGATAGAACGAACAACCGTCGGACAGCAAAGACAAAATTATGTCTTAAGCGAAGAAGAGCTGAGCAGGTCTATCCCGAAAAGCAATGATTTTCTCACCATTGACTTTGTTGACAGGGTCAATAATACGGTAAGCATTGAAGGTGCGGTAGAAAGACCCGGCGTTTGGGGATTTTCCGAGGGTATGAGAATTAGCGATTTATTGAATTTATCAGGTGGAGTGCTTGAAGATTTTTTCGGCGAAAGAATAATTTTAATCAGAACCGATGAAAATTTTGAAAAGCAAATTTTAGCGGTCAATATGGAAAACGTCTTAAACGGAAGAAGTGATATACCTCTGCAAAAATGGGATGTTGTACGTGTATTCTCTATTTGGGATTTACAATTTCATCAATACGTAGATATTTTTGGTATGGTTGAAAGACCGGGCAGATACTTTTTACGGGCAGGTATGACTATTCAGGATATTTTGCTTTTGGCAGGCGGATTTACAAAAGGTGCATTTCGCGAAAACGTAGAGATTTCGCGAATAATATCGCAAAACCAACACGAAGGAAACAGAACTTCGCCCACTCGAGTAAATATTTCTGCAGGATTTTTTACACACAACACGCACGAACTGCAACATCAGGACGTTATTTTTGTTCGTCAGGATGTCAGAGTGCAGGACCAGGAGATAATTTATTTAGGCGGTGAATTTCTTTTCCCGGGGCATTATGCAAAAATTTCCAGAGACGAAACTTTGGTACAGTTAATAAGAAGAGCAGGCGGTTTCAGAGAAAGCGCGTATCTCGAAGGAACAACTTTCACAAGGTCAAAAAACAATATAGGACAAGTCGCCGTTGACTTTGAAAGGTGGTTTGGAAACAACCGAAGAGTAAGACAAGATGTTAGTATTGTTCTTGAACACGGCGACAGTATTATTGCCGTAACAAATCCCAAAACCGTTGTTATCGGCGGAAGTGTAAACAGTCCAACGGCAGTCCGATTTGTAGAAGGACAGTCGGTAAGACATTACATTAACCGAGCGGGAGGCTTAACACTTGCAGGTCAAAGAGGGAGTATTTACGCCATAAGAGCAAACGGAGAAGTGCGCGAAGTGCGAAGAATGAGAGACAGAAACATTATAAATTCGGGAACACACCTTTTTGCGGTTGACGGACCTCCTCCGCGCGAAAGACAACCGCAGTTGGTTATAGCGGCTCTTTCGACATTGACAACAACTTTGCTGACGGCAACAACAATATTTATTATGCTTGATAACAGAGATTAA
- a CDS encoding methionyl aminopeptidase: MTGRNDPCPCGSQRKFKHCCINKPQAPTNANAGQGKQKKGRNIILKTAEQIEGMRIAGKFNGELMDYIRTFIRAGISTGEIDRLVYKYTVEHGHIPATLNYNKYPKSCCISRNSIVCHGIPNDKEYLLDGDIVNLDITTNVGGYFGDQNETFLIGNVSDKAKNLVMASYEGAIAAMKGIAPGLPLSIIGDIIEPIVNKRGCSVVRDYTGHGIGMDFHEDPVVMHNRNTESSDIILQPGMTFTIEPMINAGNSKIFTDKKDGWTVRTADGSLSAQFEHTVLITDFGADILTLTPSQKELGVIFDLPKEIMG; this comes from the coding sequence ATGACAGGAAGAAACGACCCTTGCCCTTGCGGAAGCCAAAGAAAATTTAAGCATTGCTGCATAAACAAGCCGCAAGCGCCGACAAATGCAAATGCAGGGCAGGGAAAGCAAAAAAAAGGCAGAAATATAATTTTAAAAACTGCCGAACAAATCGAAGGAATGCGCATTGCCGGCAAGTTTAACGGTGAGCTTATGGACTATATCCGTACTTTTATAAGGGCTGGAATTTCCACAGGCGAAATAGACCGTCTTGTTTACAAATATACTGTAGAACACGGGCACATTCCCGCAACGCTGAATTACAACAAATATCCGAAATCCTGCTGTATTTCTCGAAACAGCATTGTCTGCCACGGTATTCCCAACGACAAAGAATATCTGCTCGACGGCGACATTGTAAATTTAGACATTACAACAAACGTCGGCGGCTATTTCGGCGACCAAAACGAAACCTTTCTTATAGGAAACGTAAGTGATAAGGCAAAAAACCTCGTAATGGCGTCATACGAAGGAGCAATCGCGGCAATGAAAGGTATCGCTCCCGGACTTCCCTTGTCGATTATAGGCGACATTATAGAGCCCATAGTAAACAAGCGCGGATGTTCGGTAGTTCGCGATTACACAGGGCACGGAATAGGTATGGACTTTCACGAAGACCCCGTAGTTATGCACAACAGAAACACGGAAAGCAGCGACATAATCTTGCAACCGGGAATGACTTTTACCATCGAACCGATGATAAACGCAGGCAACAGCAAAATCTTCACCGACAAAAAAGACGGCTGGACAGTTCGCACCGCCGACGGCTCACTTTCCGCGCAATTTGAGCATACTGTTCTGATAACGGATTTCGGCGCGGATATTTTAACGCTAACCCCAAGTCAAAAAGAATTGGGCGTAATTTTTGATTTGCCTAAGGAGATAATGGGGTAA
- a CDS encoding glycine cleavage system protein H → MSGINENFWTKIDGNTATVGITNQAQSILGEITYVQLPEIGKSVKKEEEVGVVESLKAISPLISPIDGEICEVNAVLEKKPELINESPLDLGWIWKMKIA, encoded by the coding sequence ATGAGTGGAATTAACGAAAATTTTTGGACAAAAATCGACGGAAACACAGCAACCGTAGGAATTACCAACCAAGCGCAAAGCATACTCGGAGAAATAACTTACGTTCAACTCCCCGAAATCGGCAAATCGGTAAAAAAAGAAGAAGAAGTCGGTGTAGTCGAGTCGCTTAAAGCAATTTCTCCGCTTATTTCTCCGATAGACGGCGAAATCTGCGAAGTAAACGCTGTTTTGGAGAAAAAGCCCGAACTCATAAATGAAAGTCCGCTCGACTTGGGTTGGATTTGGAAAATGAAAATCGCTTGA